One genomic segment of Caldimonas brevitalea includes these proteins:
- a CDS encoding quinone-dependent dihydroorotate dehydrogenase — MALLPYALARPFLFGLDPEQAHEITLGALARVQRSPLACLYGQARVSDPVSLAGLRFPNRIGLAAGLDKNGRCIDGLAAMGFGFIEVGTVTPKAQPGNPKPRMFRLPEADALINRLGFNNDGLDSFIANVTRARFRGDGGILGLNIGKNASTPIERAVDDYLICLAGVYPHADYVTVNISSPNTQNLRSLQSDAALDALLGAIADRREALAAQHQRRVPVFVKIAPDLEEGQVAVIAATLQKNAIDGVIATNTTIARDAVRHLTHGAETGGLSGRPVFEASNRVIRALRAALGPAYPIIGVGGVMSGDDARVKLEAGANLVQIYTGLIYRGPALVRDAALALKQTSV, encoded by the coding sequence ATGGCCCTGCTTCCCTACGCCCTTGCCCGCCCCTTCCTGTTCGGCCTCGACCCCGAGCAAGCTCACGAAATCACGCTCGGGGCGCTGGCCCGGGTGCAGCGCAGCCCGCTGGCCTGCCTCTATGGGCAAGCACGCGTGTCCGACCCGGTCAGCCTCGCAGGGTTGCGCTTTCCGAACCGCATCGGGCTGGCCGCCGGGCTCGACAAGAACGGGCGCTGCATCGACGGCCTGGCCGCGATGGGCTTCGGCTTCATCGAGGTGGGCACGGTGACGCCCAAGGCGCAGCCCGGCAACCCCAAACCCCGCATGTTCCGCCTGCCGGAGGCCGATGCGCTGATCAACCGGCTGGGCTTCAACAACGACGGGCTCGACAGTTTCATCGCCAACGTCACGCGCGCGCGCTTTCGCGGCGACGGCGGCATCCTCGGGCTCAACATCGGCAAGAACGCGAGCACGCCGATCGAGCGGGCCGTCGACGACTACCTGATCTGTCTCGCCGGCGTCTATCCGCATGCCGACTACGTGACCGTCAACATCTCGTCGCCCAACACCCAGAACCTGCGCAGCCTGCAGTCCGACGCGGCGCTCGATGCGCTGCTCGGCGCCATCGCCGACCGTCGCGAGGCGCTGGCGGCGCAGCACCAGCGGCGGGTGCCGGTGTTCGTCAAGATCGCGCCCGACCTCGAGGAAGGCCAGGTCGCCGTGATCGCCGCCACCTTGCAGAAGAACGCCATCGACGGCGTCATCGCCACCAACACCACCATCGCCCGCGACGCCGTGCGGCATCTGACGCACGGCGCTGAGACGGGCGGCTTGAGCGGGCGCCCCGTGTTCGAAGCGAGCAACCGGGTGATCCGCGCGCTGCGCGCGGCACTCGGGCCGGCCTATCCCATCATCGGCGTCGGCGGCGTGATGAGCGGCGACGACGCCCGCGTCAAGCTGGAGGCCGGGGCCAACCTGGTGCAGATCTACACCGGCTTGATCTACCGCGGGCCGGCCCTGGTGCGCGACGCCGCGCTGGCCCTCAAGCAAACCTCCGTCTGA
- a CDS encoding CaiB/BaiF CoA transferase family protein, with protein sequence MVTTPPNAARPLDGITVVSVEQAVAAPFCTRQLADLGARVVKVERPGEGDFARHFDRRVAGASSHFVWVNRSKESLALDLKAPGAAEVMHRLIAKADVFVQNLAPGAAARLGYGAAELQTRHPRLIVCDISGYGSDGPYRDRKAYDLLIQSESGFVSVTGSEDEPAKAGAAIADIAAGMYAYTSILSALLLRERTGRGSHIDVSMLESLCEWMGHPLYYAYQGAPPPPRSGAAHATIYPYGPFVAGDGNTVMVGLQNEREWRVFCAAVLQTPGLADDERFADNERRSANRQALRALIQSCFAALSSAEVRDRLEGAQIAYADVNDLHDVWRHPQLAARDRWAEVDTPNGPVPALKPPGVNDSFDYRIAAVPAVGQHTEAILRELELPPGAAAASSSPRNPE encoded by the coding sequence ATGGTGACGACCCCGCCGAACGCTGCTCGGCCTCTGGACGGCATCACCGTGGTGTCGGTCGAGCAGGCCGTGGCGGCGCCGTTCTGCACCCGCCAACTGGCCGACCTCGGGGCCCGCGTCGTCAAGGTGGAACGACCCGGCGAAGGCGATTTCGCGCGGCACTTCGACCGCCGGGTGGCCGGGGCCTCGTCTCACTTCGTCTGGGTCAACCGCTCCAAGGAGAGCCTGGCGTTGGACTTGAAAGCGCCGGGGGCGGCCGAGGTGATGCACCGCCTCATCGCCAAGGCCGACGTCTTCGTCCAGAACCTCGCGCCCGGCGCCGCGGCCCGTCTCGGCTATGGGGCGGCGGAGTTGCAAACACGCCATCCTCGCCTGATCGTCTGCGACATCTCGGGCTACGGCAGCGACGGCCCCTACCGCGACCGCAAGGCCTATGACCTGTTGATCCAGAGCGAATCGGGTTTCGTCTCGGTGACCGGGAGCGAGGACGAGCCGGCCAAGGCGGGCGCTGCGATTGCCGACATCGCCGCCGGCATGTATGCCTATACCAGCATCCTGTCGGCGCTGTTGTTGCGCGAGCGCACCGGGCGCGGCTCGCACATCGACGTGTCGATGCTGGAGTCGTTGTGCGAGTGGATGGGCCACCCGCTCTATTACGCCTATCAAGGGGCGCCGCCGCCGCCCCGCAGCGGCGCGGCGCACGCCACCATCTACCCCTACGGCCCTTTCGTCGCCGGAGATGGCAACACCGTGATGGTCGGCCTGCAGAACGAGCGGGAGTGGCGCGTGTTTTGCGCGGCGGTGCTGCAGACGCCCGGGCTGGCCGACGATGAGCGTTTTGCCGACAACGAGCGACGCAGCGCGAACCGCCAGGCCTTGCGGGCCCTCATCCAAAGCTGTTTCGCGGCGCTCAGCAGCGCCGAAGTGCGCGACCGGCTCGAGGGGGCGCAGATCGCGTATGCCGATGTCAACGATCTGCACGACGTGTGGCGGCATCCGCAACTGGCCGCGCGCGACCGCTGGGCCGAGGTGGACACGCCCAACGGGCCGGTGCCCGCCCTGAAGCCGCCGGGGGTGAACGACAGCTTCGACTACCGCATCGCGGCGGTGCCCGCCGTCGGCCAGCATACCGAGGCGATCCTGCGCGAACTCGAGCTGCCACCTGGGGCGGCAGCCGCCTCGTCGAGCCCGCGCAACCCGGAATGA
- a CDS encoding NAD-dependent epimerase/dehydratase family protein, with protein sequence MQSLLQASMADRREHWLVTGSAGFIGSHVLEALLKAGQRVTSVDNFVTGSRANLESVREAVGESAWALHRFVEADLSDPEVCHALCQGVDLVVHQASVDSPIASIRDPLAVHRATSTAFVNLLVAACAANVKRIVYAASSSAYGDAAAVPATEDHTGRLQTPAAVSQFVNELYADVFSRCYGLETVGLRYFEVFGPRQVSRDDAGPARLIPRWTQDMWQGKRCVIHGDGDASRDFCYVGNVVQGTLAAALVDNPEAVNQVYNLAGGERATLNQLHALIAQALGREHAGLRIATPVYREADPEELRHTLADIGKARRLLGYTPAYSLSEGLALSVSWYVERVLEPA encoded by the coding sequence ATGCAATCGCTGCTGCAAGCGTCGATGGCCGACCGGCGCGAGCACTGGCTCGTGACGGGCAGTGCGGGCTTCATCGGGTCGCACGTGCTCGAGGCCCTGCTGAAAGCCGGCCAGCGGGTCACAAGCGTTGACAACTTCGTCACCGGTTCACGCGCCAACCTCGAGAGCGTGCGCGAGGCCGTCGGCGAAAGCGCCTGGGCATTGCACCGTTTTGTCGAGGCCGATCTGTCCGACCCGGAGGTGTGCCACGCCTTGTGCCAGGGCGTGGACCTGGTGGTGCACCAGGCGTCGGTCGATTCGCCGATCGCCTCGATCCGCGACCCGCTCGCGGTGCACCGCGCCACCAGCACGGCCTTCGTCAACCTGCTGGTGGCCGCGTGCGCGGCGAACGTCAAGCGGATCGTGTATGCCGCCTCGAGCAGCGCCTATGGCGATGCGGCCGCCGTGCCGGCCACCGAGGACCATACCGGCCGGCTGCAGACGCCGGCGGCCGTCAGCCAGTTCGTCAACGAGCTGTATGCCGATGTGTTCAGCCGCTGCTACGGGCTCGAAACCGTCGGGTTGCGCTACTTCGAAGTGTTTGGCCCGCGCCAGGTCAGCCGTGACGACGCCGGCCCGGCCCGCCTGATCCCGCGCTGGACGCAGGACATGTGGCAGGGCAAGCGTTGCGTGATCCACGGCGACGGTGATGCCTCGCGCGATTTCTGTTACGTCGGCAACGTTGTGCAAGGCACGCTGGCGGCCGCCCTGGTCGACAACCCCGAAGCGGTGAACCAGGTCTACAACCTGGCCGGCGGCGAGCGGGCCACGCTCAACCAACTTCACGCACTGATCGCACAGGCGCTGGGTCGTGAGCACGCCGGGCTGCGCATCGCCACGCCGGTTTACCGGGAGGCCGACCCCGAAGAACTGCGCCACACGCTGGCCGACATCGGCAAGGCGCGCCGGCTGCTCGGCTATACACCGGCTTACAGCTTGAGCGAAGGCCTGGCGCTGTCGGTCAGCTGGTATGTCGAGCGGGTGCTCGAGCCGGCCTGA
- the rpiA gene encoding ribose-5-phosphate isomerase RpiA → MTQDELKALVGRAAVEHVVPGAVVGVGTGSTVNCFIDELAKIKDRIAGAVSSSQKSTERLQAHGIAVLDANQVDSLPVYIDGADEIDHGGHMIKGGGAALTREKIVADMAERFVCIADASKLVQTLGRFPLPVEVIPMASGLVSRRLRALGGQPRVREGVVTDNGNVILDVTGLEIRDPAAMESDINNWPGVVTVGIFARNRAKVCLLGTPEGVRRLDF, encoded by the coding sequence ATGACCCAGGATGAACTGAAGGCCCTCGTCGGCCGCGCGGCCGTCGAGCATGTGGTGCCCGGCGCCGTCGTCGGGGTGGGCACCGGCTCGACGGTGAATTGCTTCATCGACGAACTCGCGAAGATCAAGGACCGCATCGCCGGCGCCGTGTCGAGTTCCCAGAAGAGCACCGAGCGGCTGCAGGCGCACGGCATTGCGGTGCTCGACGCCAACCAGGTCGACAGCCTGCCGGTCTACATCGACGGCGCCGACGAGATCGACCACGGCGGCCACATGATCAAGGGCGGCGGCGCGGCGCTGACGCGCGAGAAGATCGTCGCCGACATGGCGGAGCGTTTCGTCTGCATCGCCGATGCCTCCAAGCTGGTGCAGACGCTGGGGCGCTTCCCGCTGCCGGTCGAGGTGATCCCGATGGCCAGCGGCCTGGTGTCGCGCCGTTTGCGGGCGCTCGGCGGGCAACCGCGTGTGCGTGAAGGGGTGGTGACCGACAACGGCAACGTGATTCTCGATGTCACCGGCCTCGAGATCCGCGATCCGGCCGCGATGGAGTCGGACATCAACAACTGGCCCGGCGTCGTGACGGTGGGCATCTTCGCGCGCAACCGGGCCAAGGTCTGTTTGCTCGGCACCCCGGAAGGCGTGCGGCGGCTCGACTTCTAA
- a CDS encoding NAD(P)/FAD-dependent oxidoreductase, with protein MTERVEAVVVGAGVVGLAVARALAQRGLETVVLESETSIGSGTSSRNSEVIHAGLYYPAGSWKARLCVAGKQRLYRYCAERGIEHRRCGKLVVATSAAQQPALTALLAQAAANGVHDLQRLDAAAARALEPALSCLGAVLSPSTGIVDSHGLMLALQGDLEAAGGAVALASPVQAVRAETGGFVLEVGGEVPTTLHTRVLVNAAGLWAPALASRIAGLPATQVPRAYFAKGNYYALAGRAPFSRLVYPVPEAAGLGVHLTLDLAGQARFGPDVEWVEPDSQGRLDYRVDPGRADGFYADIRRYWPGLPDGALQPAYSGIRPKIQAPGEPARDFLLAGPAQHGLPGLVNLFGIESPGLTAALALGDVAADLAQAGR; from the coding sequence ATGACCGAGCGTGTCGAGGCGGTGGTGGTGGGCGCAGGTGTGGTGGGGCTGGCGGTGGCGCGGGCCCTGGCCCAGCGGGGCCTGGAGACGGTGGTGCTGGAAAGCGAGACCAGCATCGGCAGCGGCACCAGCTCGCGCAACAGCGAGGTCATCCACGCCGGCCTGTACTACCCGGCCGGCTCTTGGAAGGCCCGCTTGTGCGTCGCGGGCAAGCAGCGCCTGTACCGCTATTGCGCCGAACGCGGCATCGAGCACCGCCGCTGCGGCAAGCTGGTGGTGGCGACCTCGGCCGCCCAACAGCCGGCGTTGACGGCGCTGCTGGCGCAGGCGGCGGCCAACGGTGTGCACGATCTGCAGCGGCTCGACGCCGCGGCGGCGCGGGCGCTGGAGCCGGCGCTGTCGTGTCTCGGCGCGGTCTTGTCACCGTCCACCGGCATCGTCGACAGCCATGGCCTGATGCTGGCGCTGCAGGGCGACCTGGAAGCGGCCGGCGGCGCGGTGGCGTTGGCGTCGCCGGTGCAGGCCGTGCGCGCCGAGACCGGCGGGTTCGTGTTGGAGGTGGGGGGCGAGGTGCCGACCACGCTGCACACGCGGGTGCTGGTGAATGCGGCGGGGTTGTGGGCGCCCGCGCTCGCGTCCCGCATCGCGGGCTTGCCGGCGACGCAGGTGCCGCGGGCCTATTTCGCCAAAGGCAATTACTACGCGCTGGCCGGGCGCGCACCCTTCTCGCGCCTGGTGTACCCGGTGCCCGAGGCGGCCGGCCTCGGCGTGCACCTGACGCTCGACCTCGCGGGGCAGGCGCGCTTCGGGCCCGACGTCGAATGGGTGGAGCCGGACTCGCAGGGCCGGCTCGACTACCGTGTCGACCCCGGCCGGGCCGACGGCTTCTACGCTGACATCCGCCGTTATTGGCCGGGCCTGCCCGACGGCGCGCTGCAGCCGGCCTACAGCGGCATCCGCCCGAAGATCCAGGCGCCCGGGGAGCCGGCGCGCGACTTTCTGCTGGCGGGGCCGGCGCAGCACGGCTTGCCGGGGCTGGTCAACCTGTTCGGCATCGAGTCGCCCGGTCTGACCGCGGCGCTGGCGCTCGGCGATGTGGCCGCCGACCTCGCGCAGGCCGGTCGCTGA
- a CDS encoding DUF4124 domain-containing protein: MKSIARWALLLCCWAAALPAHALYKVVGPDGKVTYTDRPPTEVSRVQPLTSSGAPAAGGGASALPFELQRVVGRFPVTLYTSRECQPCEAGRALLRQRGVPYTEKTVNTAQDAAALNRLAGGTDLPLLQIGGQQIKGYAAEEWQSYLDTAGYPKQSTLPTSFQFAPPTPLVAVVPAPAPTQTAAGTPRSAPSTSSPPPPAGNAPPGFKF; the protein is encoded by the coding sequence ATGAAATCCATTGCGCGCTGGGCGCTTCTTTTGTGTTGTTGGGCGGCGGCCCTGCCGGCGCACGCGCTCTACAAGGTCGTCGGCCCCGACGGCAAGGTCACCTACACCGACCGGCCGCCCACCGAGGTGAGCCGCGTGCAGCCCTTGACCTCGTCCGGCGCACCGGCTGCCGGCGGTGGGGCCTCGGCGCTGCCGTTCGAGTTGCAGCGGGTGGTGGGCCGCTTCCCGGTCACCCTCTACACCTCCCGCGAGTGCCAGCCCTGCGAGGCAGGCCGTGCCTTGCTGCGGCAGCGCGGCGTGCCCTACACCGAAAAAACCGTCAACACCGCTCAAGACGCGGCGGCACTGAACCGCTTGGCGGGCGGCACCGACCTGCCCTTGTTGCAGATCGGCGGGCAGCAGATCAAGGGTTACGCGGCCGAAGAGTGGCAGTCCTACCTCGACACGGCGGGCTACCCCAAGCAATCGACGCTGCCGACGAGCTTCCAGTTCGCTCCCCCGACCCCTCTCGTGGCCGTCGTTCCGGCGCCCGCGCCGACCCAAACGGCCGCCGGAACGCCGCGTTCGGCGCCGTCGACCAGCAGCCCGCCCCCACCGGCGGGCAATGCGCCCCCCGGTTTCAAGTTCTGA
- a CDS encoding N-formylglutamate amidohydrolase: MRYITCTPGTAAVVLDSPHSGTWYPDDFGHACDLALLRHAEDTHVEKLYDFAGALGVGWLEAHFPRAYLDANRNLTELDVELLDGPWPHPVEAGPKVRLGKGLIWRLTDEGVPIYARKLGVAEVAGRIEHCWQPYHDALAQLLDATHARHGRVIHLNCHSMPSVSASHATEFPGLVHADFVVGDRDGSTASPRLTRWIAQFLEARGYSVSINHPYKGVELVRRYGRPEAGRHSIQLEANRRLYMDEASLALHEGHRRLKRDLHDLVERLTTLDPARC, encoded by the coding sequence ATGCGATACATCACCTGTACGCCGGGCACCGCCGCGGTGGTGCTCGATTCGCCTCATAGCGGCACCTGGTACCCCGACGACTTCGGCCATGCCTGCGACCTTGCGCTGTTGCGGCATGCCGAGGACACACATGTCGAGAAGCTGTACGACTTCGCCGGCGCCTTGGGCGTCGGCTGGCTGGAAGCCCACTTCCCGCGCGCCTACCTGGACGCCAACCGCAATCTCACCGAACTGGACGTCGAGCTGTTGGACGGCCCCTGGCCCCACCCGGTGGAGGCGGGCCCCAAGGTCCGCCTGGGCAAGGGCCTGATCTGGCGGCTGACCGACGAGGGGGTGCCCATCTATGCACGCAAGCTCGGCGTGGCCGAAGTCGCAGGGCGCATCGAGCACTGCTGGCAGCCCTATCACGATGCGTTGGCGCAACTGCTCGACGCCACCCATGCCCGTCACGGCCGGGTGATCCACCTCAACTGCCATTCGATGCCATCGGTCAGCGCCTCGCACGCCACCGAGTTTCCGGGCCTGGTGCATGCCGATTTTGTGGTTGGCGACCGTGACGGCAGCACCGCGTCGCCGCGGCTGACGCGGTGGATCGCGCAGTTTCTCGAGGCGCGCGGCTACAGCGTGTCGATCAACCATCCCTATAAGGGTGTCGAACTGGTGCGCCGCTACGGGCGGCCCGAGGCCGGGCGGCATTCGATCCAACTGGAGGCGAACCGCAGGCTCTACATGGACGAGGCCAGCCTGGCGCTGCACGAAGGACACCGGCGCCTCAAGCGTGACCTGCACGACCTGGTCGAGCGGTTGACGACGCTCGACCCGGCCCGGTGTTGA